A stretch of the Duncaniella dubosii genome encodes the following:
- a CDS encoding phage tail tape measure protein has product MSGINETATVTLNVNGAQAKQMMSELDTKIKATEQTIEELKNKIKDPKALENAQNQLNDYNTRLWAVMDNAARTKTAINEMKASGASPEELEAAKSQLKKYSTEIGHLKRAVKDAKTELDKFEPKTLEKARKELSSYKKQLEGIKSATEGVTQALGSLDTATPRQLEKALRTLNKQLKGLTPGTEVWNSHVEQIQSLKARLAELKDEIDGQQSAWSRFQDWALGAWPAIDLLQQWGGNAFDIMRGAVDAYADMDQEMANVRKFTGMTAEAVDDLNVEFKKIDTRTSRENLNKLAQEAGRLGKTSKDDILGFVKAADKINVALDDLGSDATLKLSKLTGVFGDESRYGTEQSLLKVGSVINELSQNCSASAPYLADFASRMGGVGAQANMTIPQIMAFGAVLDSNGQQVEASSTALSQVIVRMMQEPAKYAKVAGLDVKKFTQMLKTDVNSALILFLETLQKAGGMDTLSPMFKDMGENGSRAIAALSTLATHIDQVKAQQEVANVAFAEGTSIDKEFAVQNETVQASLEKAKNAVNELRVELGQRLSPLMSHMISSTSAMTRGLLTLIKFCFEYKGVILTLSATLLAYIATVKAYVAAKAIENAVEQTGLRLKALVRPLVLATSLAYYKLTKNVTKAAVAQRLLNASISVSPIGLMITAITTAIGLLWTYSSRAKKAAEEQSRLRKEAEAYKKSISDISLASEQYAQEEKSRLDMLYRAAMSEATSKQERIKASRELISLYPDYFKNLSAEDIMLGNAKDRYDELTRSIIENARARAAADLVYKNQQEILEIEQNIIDGETTQIRLAEERDAARLKVDKTPDATGLMSTGMAQHAAYAEAMTAYVEAENALIDKGNEVQDLYDKRRALEEANEDLIQKFGPAALAAASKPQSGLTPESVENPSPTGYVSQVQADKERKKKEAEERRAAAKAKKEFKAELDSYKAQRSASDRQVLELYKSGVIEYDELLRRRHENELKYYDSSISHFQKTFSDQKDTYLQDDKDYQKLLLDREKSDEKYEQNRTALALQSINRRKNAEEQDAQHMFDVKSDPTVQDEIALQTELYRIRRTALDDKLALYTEGSKEHADVRFEIESLEKERELTLNKTYFKAVSTFREAYDKKSAAERFRLEKATLDALLKANIVSAEQYARYLKGLSDKYSSELPGSSPVASAAEAAAKYEAEKKQLQDALAEGLVSSEEFYDRLASIGEEARKTIFDGLRSSAGEWNAMLYNIADSFKCLLDGLEGSLAGTLERIGQCTAAVSAAVTAGMQVATEYAKADAEIRINTIEKRYEKEIENAQGNSYKVTKLEKEKEEKIAKIKNDVTKKQYAMQVAQAFADTAANALKAYGSAQVLPFPASQIVGAMAAAVATAQGLAQIAVIKKQRQAAEAQGYAEGGFTKPGGKYEPAGIVHAGEWVASQKLLASPVARPMIEALDYAQRTNTVGSLRPDDVSRAITANNSLVRIAENDGSPALIVAAAMQMSRTVDNLTDRLNQPFITVNTVTGDQGIKQAEDEYSRLINNKSPKSRKNAANH; this is encoded by the coding sequence ATGAGTGGTATAAACGAAACTGCTACTGTAACCCTCAATGTTAATGGCGCTCAGGCAAAACAGATGATGTCCGAGCTTGATACGAAAATCAAGGCCACAGAACAGACGATTGAGGAATTAAAAAACAAGATAAAAGACCCCAAGGCTCTTGAGAATGCCCAAAATCAGCTGAACGATTACAACACACGCCTTTGGGCTGTCATGGACAATGCAGCCCGGACAAAAACCGCGATAAACGAGATGAAAGCCTCGGGTGCTTCACCTGAGGAACTGGAGGCCGCTAAATCACAGCTAAAGAAATATTCTACTGAAATCGGGCATCTTAAACGTGCGGTAAAAGATGCCAAGACCGAACTTGACAAATTCGAGCCTAAGACACTGGAAAAGGCCCGGAAAGAACTGTCGTCATACAAAAAACAGCTTGAAGGAATTAAATCCGCTACCGAGGGCGTTACCCAAGCCCTCGGCAGTCTCGACACGGCCACTCCACGGCAACTCGAAAAGGCGCTCCGCACCCTCAATAAACAGTTAAAGGGGCTGACTCCGGGCACGGAAGTATGGAATTCACATGTCGAGCAGATTCAGAGTCTGAAAGCGCGCCTCGCAGAATTAAAAGATGAGATTGACGGACAGCAGTCAGCATGGTCTCGGTTTCAGGACTGGGCTTTGGGGGCTTGGCCTGCCATTGACCTATTGCAGCAATGGGGAGGGAACGCATTCGACATCATGCGTGGTGCGGTCGATGCCTATGCGGACATGGATCAGGAAATGGCCAATGTCCGCAAATTCACAGGGATGACAGCGGAAGCTGTCGATGACCTGAACGTGGAGTTCAAGAAAATCGACACCCGTACTTCACGCGAGAATCTTAACAAACTCGCACAGGAAGCCGGCCGTCTCGGCAAAACCTCAAAGGACGATATCCTCGGTTTTGTCAAAGCAGCTGATAAAATCAATGTCGCACTTGATGACCTTGGTTCGGACGCTACGCTTAAACTCTCCAAACTTACCGGGGTTTTCGGTGACGAATCACGTTACGGTACGGAACAATCCCTGCTTAAAGTGGGTTCCGTCATAAATGAACTGTCGCAGAACTGTTCGGCATCAGCACCCTACCTCGCCGATTTCGCCTCGCGAATGGGAGGTGTGGGAGCACAGGCAAATATGACAATCCCACAGATAATGGCCTTTGGAGCAGTCCTTGACAGCAATGGCCAACAGGTCGAAGCTTCATCCACAGCACTCTCTCAAGTCATCGTCCGGATGATGCAAGAACCTGCAAAATACGCCAAGGTCGCAGGCCTCGATGTCAAGAAATTCACACAGATGCTGAAGACTGATGTCAACAGCGCCCTGATTCTTTTCCTCGAAACCCTCCAGAAAGCCGGTGGTATGGACACACTGTCGCCGATGTTCAAAGACATGGGCGAGAACGGCTCTCGTGCCATTGCTGCCTTATCTACCCTTGCCACCCACATTGATCAGGTAAAAGCCCAGCAGGAAGTCGCAAATGTTGCCTTTGCGGAGGGAACATCCATTGATAAGGAGTTTGCAGTCCAGAACGAAACTGTACAGGCTTCACTCGAAAAGGCAAAAAACGCCGTGAACGAACTACGCGTCGAGCTTGGCCAGCGCCTTTCCCCCCTGATGTCTCACATGATATCGTCAACCTCCGCCATGACGAGGGGGCTTCTGACACTCATTAAATTTTGTTTTGAATACAAGGGGGTTATACTTACGCTATCGGCTACACTCCTTGCCTACATTGCCACCGTAAAGGCATACGTAGCCGCAAAGGCTATCGAAAATGCAGTTGAACAGACTGGCTTACGCCTGAAAGCTTTGGTGCGGCCACTCGTCCTTGCCACATCATTAGCCTATTATAAATTGACCAAAAATGTCACTAAGGCTGCTGTCGCTCAACGCTTGTTGAATGCCTCGATTTCTGTAAGCCCTATAGGCCTCATGATAACGGCAATCACCACGGCCATCGGTCTGTTATGGACTTACTCGTCAAGGGCAAAGAAAGCTGCTGAAGAACAGAGCCGTCTGCGCAAAGAGGCCGAAGCTTATAAAAAATCCATATCGGACATCTCTCTGGCTTCGGAACAGTATGCTCAAGAAGAAAAAAGCCGTCTTGACATGCTGTACAGGGCAGCAATGAGTGAAGCGACATCAAAACAAGAAAGAATAAAAGCTTCGAGAGAACTGATTTCCCTCTATCCTGACTATTTTAAGAACCTATCCGCTGAAGACATCATGCTCGGCAACGCAAAGGACCGATATGATGAACTAACCCGTTCAATCATCGAAAATGCGAGGGCGAGGGCAGCCGCTGATCTCGTGTATAAGAACCAGCAGGAGATACTTGAAATTGAACAGAATATCATTGACGGAGAAACAACACAGATTAGGTTGGCTGAAGAGAGGGACGCTGCCAGATTAAAGGTCGATAAAACACCCGATGCCACCGGCCTTATGTCTACAGGCATGGCTCAGCACGCTGCATACGCCGAAGCTATGACCGCGTATGTAGAGGCCGAAAATGCGCTTATCGACAAAGGCAATGAAGTACAGGATTTGTATGATAAGCGCCGGGCACTGGAAGAAGCCAATGAGGACTTGATCCAAAAGTTCGGTCCTGCCGCTCTTGCTGCCGCATCAAAGCCACAGTCCGGGCTCACTCCCGAATCTGTAGAGAATCCATCCCCTACAGGTTATGTCTCGCAGGTTCAAGCCGACAAAGAACGTAAGAAAAAAGAGGCCGAAGAACGCCGGGCTGCGGCCAAGGCAAAAAAAGAATTCAAGGCCGAGCTTGACTCTTACAAGGCCCAGCGTTCCGCCTCTGACCGTCAGGTGCTCGAACTTTACAAATCTGGAGTTATCGAATATGACGAACTCCTGCGTCGCCGGCACGAGAATGAACTGAAATATTATGACTCCTCGATATCGCATTTCCAAAAAACATTCTCTGACCAGAAAGACACATATCTGCAGGACGACAAGGACTACCAGAAGCTCCTCCTTGACCGTGAGAAATCCGACGAGAAATATGAACAGAACCGTACCGCCCTCGCACTACAGTCTATCAACCGTCGTAAAAATGCCGAAGAACAGGATGCGCAACACATGTTTGATGTCAAATCCGATCCTACGGTACAGGACGAGATAGCCCTTCAGACAGAACTGTACCGTATTCGTCGTACAGCCCTTGACGACAAGCTCGCCCTTTACACGGAAGGGTCGAAGGAGCATGCCGACGTTCGGTTTGAAATCGAGTCTCTTGAGAAGGAGCGTGAGCTGACATTGAACAAAACCTATTTCAAGGCCGTCAGCACCTTCCGTGAGGCTTATGACAAGAAGAGTGCGGCCGAAAGGTTCAGGCTTGAAAAGGCCACTCTTGACGCCCTGCTGAAAGCCAACATCGTTTCAGCCGAGCAATATGCCAGGTATCTCAAGGGTCTGTCCGATAAATACAGTTCCGAACTCCCCGGATCTTCTCCTGTTGCTTCGGCCGCAGAAGCAGCGGCAAAGTACGAAGCCGAAAAAAAACAGCTACAGGATGCGCTCGCTGAAGGACTGGTCTCTTCAGAGGAATTCTATGACCGTCTTGCCTCCATCGGAGAAGAAGCCCGGAAAACAATCTTTGACGGACTCCGCAGCTCCGCAGGAGAATGGAACGCCATGCTCTATAACATCGCCGATTCCTTCAAGTGCCTGCTTGATGGACTCGAAGGATCTCTTGCCGGCACTCTTGAACGTATAGGCCAATGCACTGCAGCGGTCTCCGCCGCCGTTACAGCCGGGATGCAGGTCGCCACTGAATATGCCAAGGCTGACGCTGAAATCCGGATTAACACCATCGAAAAGCGTTACGAAAAGGAAATCGAGAATGCTCAGGGCAATTCATATAAAGTCACGAAGCTTGAGAAGGAAAAAGAGGAAAAAATAGCCAAGATAAAAAATGATGTCACAAAAAAGCAATATGCAATGCAAGTCGCTCAGGCCTTTGCCGATACCGCGGCGAATGCCCTTAAGGCATACGGATCTGCGCAGGTGCTTCCCTTCCCTGCATCCCAGATTGTAGGAGCTATGGCCGCCGCTGTGGCCACAGCCCAAGGTCTTGCCCAGATTGCAGTCATCAAGAAACAGCGGCAGGCGGCCGAGGCTCAGGGCTACGCCGAAGGCGGATTCACAAAGCCCGGAGGTAAGTACGAGCCGGCCGGCATCGTTCATGCCGGTGAATGGGTGGCCTCACAGAAGCTTCTCGCCAGTCCCGTCGCACGTCCGATGATCGAGGCTCTTGACTACGCGCAGCGGACCAACACAGTCGGGTCACTCCGTCCTGATGATGTGTCACGCGCCATCACCGCAAACAATTCCCTCGTCCGGATTGCCGAAAATGACGGAAGCCCAGCACTCATTGTGGCCGCTGCCATGCAGATGTCACGCACTGTTGACAATCTTACCGACAGGCTCAACCAACCGTTTATTACGGTCAACACCGTCACAGGTGATCAGGGCATAAAACAGGCAGAGGACGAATATTCACGCCTCATAAACAATAAATCTCCTAAATCCCGTAAAAATGCAGCTAATCATTGA
- a CDS encoding pyocin knob domain-containing protein yields the protein MSDRTVEATNAIFKRYLTDTVTFRGTATDIDLLTESGTYAIVRGASVGVPSGAYDYGVLVTLNASLFIAQLYIPHYKAPSGHNLYSRVWYRSGWKPWQGYDSVEEIPAV from the coding sequence ATGAGCGATAGAACTGTAGAGGCCACCAATGCTATCTTTAAAAGGTATCTGACGGACACGGTAACATTTCGTGGAACAGCAACTGATATTGATTTGCTGACTGAATCAGGAACATATGCTATTGTTCGTGGTGCTTCTGTCGGTGTTCCTTCGGGAGCTTACGATTATGGTGTGCTTGTAACGCTGAATGCAAGCCTCTTCATCGCCCAGCTGTACATCCCTCACTATAAAGCCCCCAGTGGACATAACTTGTATAGCCGTGTGTGGTACCGTAGTGGTTGGAAGCCGTGGCAGGGCTATGACAGCGTGGAAGAAATACCCGCCGTATAA
- a CDS encoding DUF6712 family protein, whose translation MIQTMTNAELRSLIPNVIHEVEGEDLLIDKLRPWLESAAAWLTGNFIGEGYEPSPSVGIFAKKIIVCKAFAEAVPSLDITLSPAGFAVISTDGRAPASKERVERLVASLKSSVDANLQTLIMMLLDTPGWRDTAMGDYWLATFLFGLDDAQSCKRDTDLLSAYRAMRDIALRFQTELEHEYLGRKLMLKLRGAIYNPEASVDEKNLWQMIRRAELRYIACHSRDQKTRCPDPHEIWHLVEPVIREIGYSSEIREIWESEMGDKLRVEPFKNTVKGGFFF comes from the coding sequence ATGATACAGACAATGACTAATGCCGAGCTACGCTCCCTGATACCGAATGTCATACACGAAGTTGAAGGAGAGGATCTGCTCATTGACAAACTGAGGCCGTGGCTCGAATCCGCCGCAGCTTGGCTCACCGGCAATTTTATAGGCGAAGGCTATGAACCTTCCCCTTCGGTCGGAATTTTCGCCAAGAAGATAATCGTATGCAAAGCCTTCGCCGAGGCGGTGCCATCGCTGGACATCACACTCAGCCCCGCAGGTTTCGCCGTCATAAGTACTGACGGCCGTGCCCCGGCCTCAAAGGAGCGCGTCGAACGCCTCGTCGCCTCCCTGAAGTCCTCCGTTGACGCAAACCTCCAGACCCTGATCATGATGCTTCTCGATACCCCCGGATGGCGCGACACCGCCATGGGGGATTACTGGCTCGCAACATTCCTGTTCGGGCTCGATGACGCACAGAGCTGTAAGAGGGATACGGACCTGCTCTCCGCCTATCGGGCCATGCGTGACATCGCACTCAGGTTTCAGACAGAGCTTGAACATGAATATCTCGGCAGGAAGCTCATGCTTAAGCTTCGTGGCGCCATTTATAATCCGGAAGCATCTGTTGACGAAAAGAATCTATGGCAGATGATCCGTCGTGCCGAGCTGCGGTATATTGCCTGCCATTCGCGCGACCAGAAAACCCGCTGCCCTGACCCCCATGAAATATGGCATCTTGTCGAACCCGTGATCCGGGAAATCGGATATTCTTCTGAAATCCGTGAAATCTGGGAATCTGAAATGGGCGATAAACTCAGGGTCGAACCATTCAAAAACACCGTAAAGGGCGGATTCTTCTTCTGA
- a CDS encoding ArdC family protein yields the protein MKSEIYEQVTAKIIEMLDKGEISWQKPWAASFSCRSGATNKPYSLLNQLLLGQRPGFYFTFKQVKERGGHIRKGAKSEAIFFYKTLTVDSNIVIGSKDENEAESPMKKNIPMLKMYRVFHQSDINGIDCPQIDTSGYTHTLDNTAEAVISAYISRENINFDNSASDRAFYRPFDDSVKVPNPSQFADIAEYYSTTFHELSHSTLTESRCNRKASQGITFFGSEDYSREELVAEISAAMLCHRTGVDTEKAFRNSVAYIQGWRRALKNDPVAIVWAASRAEKAARYILNDEQPE from the coding sequence ATGAAATCTGAAATATACGAACAAGTCACCGCCAAAATCATAGAAATGCTCGATAAGGGCGAAATTTCATGGCAAAAGCCTTGGGCGGCTTCTTTCTCCTGCCGTAGCGGTGCCACTAACAAGCCTTATTCCCTCTTAAATCAGCTTCTTCTCGGTCAACGTCCGGGTTTCTATTTCACATTTAAACAAGTGAAAGAGCGAGGCGGTCACATCCGTAAGGGCGCAAAATCAGAAGCTATTTTTTTCTATAAGACACTCACTGTTGACTCAAATATAGTGATAGGTTCGAAAGATGAGAACGAAGCAGAATCTCCGATGAAAAAAAATATACCAATGCTGAAAATGTACCGCGTATTTCATCAGAGCGATATTAACGGCATAGATTGCCCGCAAATCGACACATCAGGTTACACGCATACACTTGATAATACAGCGGAAGCCGTAATTTCAGCCTATATCAGCCGGGAAAATATAAATTTTGATAACTCTGCATCTGACAGAGCGTTTTACAGACCATTTGACGATAGCGTAAAAGTCCCGAATCCGTCTCAGTTTGCAGACATCGCCGAATACTACTCAACCACGTTCCACGAATTAAGCCATTCCACACTAACCGAATCACGCTGCAATCGGAAAGCGTCGCAGGGTATAACGTTTTTCGGTTCTGAAGATTATTCGCGTGAAGAACTTGTAGCCGAGATTTCCGCTGCCATGCTGTGCCACCGCACAGGCGTTGACACGGAAAAAGCCTTCAGAAATTCCGTGGCATATATACAAGGCTGGCGTCGTGCTCTTAAAAATGACCCTGTGGCCATTGTATGGGCTGCATCAAGAGCTGAAAAAGCTGCACGATACATATTGAATGACGAACAGCCTGAATGA